From the Lolium rigidum isolate FL_2022 chromosome 2, APGP_CSIRO_Lrig_0.1, whole genome shotgun sequence genome, one window contains:
- the LOC124688491 gene encoding acidic endochitinase-like, with product MAVPRSSLIIASVLALFLFSSANGGSIAIYWGQNGNEGTLAETCATGNYAFVNIAFLCSFGSGQSPQLNLAGHCDPYSNACTNLTADIHSCQSKGVKVMLSIGGGAGGYTLNSEQDAADLAQYIWNSYLGGSGKRPLGDAVLDGVDFDIESGNPDYYGALAAHLKSYSGKGGKKVYLSAAPQCPFPDASVGKALDTGLFDYVWVQFYNNPPCQYTPGSTANLLNSWKQWTSAINATYIFLGLPAAPDAAGSGFIPTGSLESQVLPALKASTKYGGVMLWSKFYDDQDGYSSAIKNHV from the coding sequence ATGGCCGTTCCTCGGAGCTCCTTGATCATCGCCAGCGTCTTGgcactcttcctcttctcctcagcAAATGGCGGCAGCATTGCTATCTACTGGGGCCAGAACGGCAACGAGGGCACCCTCGCCGAGACCTGCGCAACCGGCAACTACGCCTTCGTCAACATCGCCTTCCTCTGCAGCTTCGGATCAGGCCAGTCTCCCCAGCTCAACCTCGCCGGCCACTGCGACCCCTACTCCAACGCGTGCACCAACCTCACCGCCGACATCCACTCCTGCCAGTCCAAGGGCGTCAAGGTCATGCTCTCCATCGGCGGAGGCGCCGGAGGGTACACGCTCAACTCCGAACAGGACGCCGCCGACCTCGCGCAATACATCTGGAACAGCTACCTCGGCGGTTCAGGGAAGAGGCCCCTCGGCGACGCTGTTCTCGACGGCGTCGACTTCGACATCGAGAGTGGTAACCCAGACTACTACGGCGCCCTCGCGGCGCACCTGAAGTCTTACAGCGGCAAAGGGGGGAAGAAGGTGTACCTGTCAGCGGCGCCGCAGTGCCCATTCCCGGATGCGTCGGTCGGCAAGGCCCTGGACACCGGCCTCTTCGACTACGTCTGGGTTCAGTTCTACAACAACCCGCCTTGCCAGTACACGCCGGGGAGCACCGCCAACCTGCTCAACTCCTGGAAGCAGTGGACATCGGCGATCAATGCTACGTACATCTTCCTCGGCTTGCCGGCAGCCCCAGATGCGGCGGGGAGCGGGTTCATACCGACGGGGAGCCTCGAGTCGCAGGTGCTCCCGGCGTTGAAGGCGTCCACAAAGTACGGCGGAGTGATGCTCTGGTCCAAGTTCTACGATGACCAGGATGGTTACAGCTCGGCCATCAAAAACCACGTCTGA
- the LOC124688490 gene encoding hevamine-A-like, with amino-acid sequence MAVPRSSLIIAGVLAIFLFSSANGGSIAIYWGQNGNEGTLAETCATGNYAFVNIAFLCSFGSGQSPQLNLAGHCDPYSNACTNLTADIHSCQSKGVKVMLSIGGGAGGYTLNSEQDAADLAQYIWNSYLGGSGKRPLGDAVLDGVDFDIESGNPDYYGALAAHLKSYSGQGAKKVYLSAAPQCPFPDASVGKALDTGLFDYVWVQFYNNPPCQYTPGSTANLLNSWKQWTSAINATYIFLGLPAAPDAAGSGFIPTGSLESQVLPALKASTKYGGVMLWSKFYDDQDGYSSAIKSHV; translated from the coding sequence ATGGCCGTTCCTCGGAGCTCCTTGATCATCGCCGGCGTCTTGGcaatcttcctcttctcctcagcAAACGGCGGCAGCATTGCTATCTACTGGGGCCAGAACGGCAACGAGGGCACCCTCGCCGAGACCTGCGCGACCGGCAACTACGCCTTCGTCAACATCGCCTTCCTCTGCAGCTTTGGCTCCGGCCAGTCTCCCCAGCTCAACCTCGCCGGCCACTGCGACCCCTACTCCAACGCGTGCACCAACCTCACCGCCGACATCCACTCCTGCCAGTCCAAGGGCGTCAAGGTCATGCTCTCCATCGGCGGAGGCGCCGGAGGGTACACGCTCAACTCCGAACAGGACGCCGCCGACCTCGCGCAGTACATCTGGAACAGCTACCTCGGCGGGTCAGGGAAGAGGCCCCTCGGCGACGCTGTTCTCGACGGCGTCGACTTCGACATCGAGAGTGGTAACCCAGACTACTACGGCGCCCTCGCGGCGCACCTGAAGTCTTACAGCGGCCAAGGGGCGAAGAAGGTGTACCTGTCAGCGGCGCCGCAGTGCCCATTCCCGGATGCGTCGGTCGGCAAGGCCCTGGACACCGGCCTCTTCGACTACGTCTGGGTTCAGTTCTACAACAACCCGCCTTGCCAGTACACGCCGGGGAGCACCGCCAACCTGCTCAACTCCTGGAAGCAGTGGACATCGGCGATCAATGCTACGTACATCTTCCTCGGCTTGCCGGCAGCGCCAGATGCGGCGGGGAGCGGGTTCATACCGACGGGGAGCCTCGAGTCGCAGGTGCTCCCGGCGTTGAAGGCGTCCACCAAGTATGGAGGGGTGATGCTCTGGTCCAAGTTCTACGATGACCAGGATGGTTACAGCTCGGCCATCAAAAGCCACGTCTGA